The Oecophyllibacter saccharovorans sequence TGAGCGGCTGCTGGAAAGCCCTGAAGAGCTCAGCGCCTGCCGGATTGAGCGGGAAGGGGAAAACGTCATCCTGCAGCTGACAGTGGCGCAGGCTCCGTTCAGGCGTCTGCTCCTGCGCCGTGGCGAAGGCCGCAGCCTGAGCGGGCGGACGGGATGCGGCGTCTGTGGCCTGGAGACCACCGATCTGCTGGATGCCCCTCTGCCACCGGTGCCGGCGGGTGGCAGTTTCACTTTGGCGGCGATCCGGCGCGGGTTGAGAGATCTGCGTGCCAGCCAGGTGATGAATGCGGAGGTCAGGATGCTGCATGCCGCAGCCTGGACGGACCGGGAGGGGAAAATTCTTCTGGTGCGGGAAGATGTCGGGCGGCACAATGCACTCGACAAGCTCATCGGGGCGCTGCAACGGGCAGAACTCGATCCGGCGGAAGGGATATGCCTGCTGACCAGTCGCTGTTCTTTTGAAATGGCCCAGAAAGCCGTTCTGGCCGGTATGCGCTGTCTCGTGGCGGTTTCCGCGCCTACAGCCCGTGCTGTAACAGTGGCGCGACAGGCCGGGCTGACGCTCGTTGCCCAGGCGCGTGAGGAGGGGCAGAACATTTTCTGCGGCTCCGAACGGCTGAGTGACCTCCGACTGGCAGCTCCCCCGTCTCCGCAATGTGAGTGAAGCCGGCGGGCAGGGGCTTTGCCAAAACTTTATTATTGAAGGAGAAAGCCTTGATCTTTGATTTCGAGCGTGATTTCGCAGCCTCCCTGCGGTGCATTCCCATGATTGTCCGCCAGAAGCTCGATCTGGTGAAAATCAAGCTGACCTTGCGCCAGTGGAGCCGTTTCCCTGCTGAGGCCCGTGAAAAACTCGTCGCTCTACCCTGCACCACGCCTCAGGAGCAGCAGGCTTATTATGCGCAGGTGGCCAAAGACATCGATGCCTATTGTGACGATGCCCTGCGTCCGCTCGAAAACGTGGATTATGCTGCCTGGG is a genomic window containing:
- a CDS encoding nitrate reductase associated protein codes for the protein MIFDFERDFAASLRCIPMIVRQKLDLVKIKLTLRQWSRFPAEAREKLVALPCTTPQEQQAYYAQVAKDIDAYCDDALRPLENVDYAAWEKPDACPPDVLRQAREDDVPPPTAAQWAALPPLKRFVLVKLASSKHENMNFVPALKEFGLLPST
- the fdhD gene encoding formate dehydrogenase accessory sulfurtransferase FdhD — translated: MPPVAVEVGFLHVGPQGQGRPERRCIATETPVQIVFNGVLPYAVMMVTPADLEDFARGFVLSERLLESPEELSACRIEREGENVILQLTVAQAPFRRLLLRRGEGRSLSGRTGCGVCGLETTDLLDAPLPPVPAGGSFTLAAIRRGLRDLRASQVMNAEVRMLHAAAWTDREGKILLVREDVGRHNALDKLIGALQRAELDPAEGICLLTSRCSFEMAQKAVLAGMRCLVAVSAPTARAVTVARQAGLTLVAQAREEGQNIFCGSERLSDLRLAAPPSPQCE